In Burkholderia contaminans, the following proteins share a genomic window:
- the yjgA gene encoding ribosome biogenesis factor YjgA: protein MTRKTRIQPIEHAAEDDDNGYDRPSKSQLKREMHELQVLGQALVDLPKDALKRMPMPESLGDAVREARRITDHEGKRRQLQYVGRVMRSLTDDETAALRTALDAQRGVNKAATARLHWIERTREQLLASDDALTEFLRQHPEADIQEGRTLIRNARKEAQQGKPPRYFRELFQWIKTAGGTSHVDEEAADDAGDDHDDDEA, encoded by the coding sequence ATGACACGCAAAACCCGAATCCAGCCGATCGAGCATGCCGCCGAAGACGACGACAATGGCTACGATCGCCCCAGCAAATCCCAGTTGAAGCGCGAGATGCACGAGTTGCAGGTGCTCGGCCAGGCACTCGTCGATCTGCCGAAAGACGCGCTGAAACGCATGCCGATGCCCGAAAGCCTCGGCGATGCCGTGCGCGAGGCGCGCCGGATCACCGATCACGAAGGCAAGCGCCGCCAGCTCCAGTACGTCGGCCGCGTGATGCGCTCGCTGACCGACGACGAGACGGCCGCGCTGCGCACCGCGCTCGACGCGCAGCGCGGCGTGAACAAGGCCGCGACGGCCCGCCTGCACTGGATCGAACGCACCCGCGAACAGTTGCTCGCGAGCGACGACGCGCTGACCGAATTCCTGCGCCAGCACCCGGAAGCCGACATCCAGGAAGGGCGCACGCTGATCCGCAACGCACGCAAGGAAGCGCAGCAAGGCAAGCCGCCGCGCTATTTCCGCGAGCTGTTCCAGTGGATCAAGACCGCCGGCGGCACGTCCCATGTGGACGAAGAAGCGGCGGACGACGCCGGAGACGACCATGACGACGACGAAGCGTAA
- the pmbA gene encoding metalloprotease PmbA, protein MAANLDVQARYFPHTQDQLKEIASDILRHAKALGATDAATEISEGDGLSVSVRRGEVETIEHNRDKMVGVTVFIGKKRGNASTSDFSPGAIKDTVAAAYNIARFTAEDEAAGLAEAELLETDPRDLDLYHPWALSADEAVELARRAEDAAFAVSPQIRNSEGASVSAQHSQFVLATSRGFLSGYPYSRHYIACAPIAGSGRHMQRDDWYSSKRSAIDLAAPEAVGRYAAERALARMGARRLDTRKVPVLFEAPLAAGLLGAFVQAVSGGALYRKTSFLVDSLGKPVFAPHIQVVEDPHVPRAMGSAPFDEEGVRTRARSVVKDGVVEGYFLSTYSARKLGTQTTGNAGGSHNLALRSSNTQAGDDFDAMLKKLGTGLLLTELMGQGVNYVTGDYSRGAAGFWVENGVIQYPVEEITVASTLQEMFRHIVAIGADSIVRGTKETGSVLIEQMTIAGQ, encoded by the coding sequence ATGGCAGCCAATCTCGACGTACAAGCGCGCTATTTCCCGCACACGCAGGACCAGCTCAAAGAAATCGCCTCGGACATCCTTCGCCATGCGAAGGCGCTCGGCGCGACCGACGCCGCGACCGAAATCTCCGAGGGCGACGGCCTGTCGGTGTCGGTGCGCCGCGGCGAAGTCGAAACGATCGAGCACAACCGCGACAAGATGGTCGGCGTGACCGTGTTCATCGGCAAGAAGCGCGGCAACGCGAGCACGTCGGATTTCTCGCCGGGCGCGATCAAGGATACCGTCGCCGCCGCGTACAACATCGCGCGCTTCACGGCCGAGGACGAGGCGGCCGGCCTGGCCGAAGCCGAGCTGCTCGAGACCGACCCGCGTGACCTCGACCTCTACCATCCGTGGGCGCTGTCGGCCGACGAGGCCGTCGAGCTTGCCCGCCGCGCGGAAGACGCCGCATTCGCGGTCAGCCCGCAGATCCGCAACTCGGAAGGCGCGAGCGTGTCGGCCCAGCATTCGCAGTTCGTGCTGGCCACGTCGCGCGGCTTCCTGTCCGGCTACCCGTACTCGCGTCATTACATCGCATGCGCACCGATCGCGGGCAGCGGCCGTCACATGCAGCGCGACGACTGGTATTCGTCGAAACGCAGCGCGATCGATCTCGCGGCACCCGAAGCGGTGGGCCGCTATGCGGCCGAGCGTGCGCTCGCTCGGATGGGCGCACGCCGCCTCGATACCCGCAAGGTGCCCGTGCTGTTCGAGGCGCCGCTCGCGGCCGGCCTGCTCGGCGCGTTCGTGCAGGCGGTGAGCGGCGGTGCGTTGTACCGCAAGACGTCGTTTCTCGTCGACAGCCTCGGCAAACCGGTGTTCGCGCCGCACATCCAGGTCGTCGAGGATCCGCACGTGCCGCGCGCGATGGGCAGCGCGCCGTTCGACGAGGAAGGCGTGCGCACGCGTGCGCGCAGCGTCGTCAAGGACGGCGTCGTCGAAGGCTACTTCCTGTCGACCTATTCGGCGCGCAAGCTCGGCACGCAGACCACCGGCAACGCGGGCGGCTCGCACAACCTCGCGCTGCGCAGCTCGAACACGCAGGCGGGCGACGATTTCGACGCGATGCTGAAGAAGCTCGGCACGGGCCTGTTGCTGACCGAGCTGATGGGGCAGGGCGTGAACTACGTGACGGGCGACTATTCGCGCGGTGCGGCGGGCTTCTGGGTCGAGAACGGCGTGATCCAGTATCCGGTCGAGGAAATCACCGTCGCGAGCACGCTGCAGGAAATGTTCCGGCATATCGTCGCGATCGGTGCCGATTCGATCGTGCGCGGCACGAAGGAAACGGGCTCGGTGCTGATCGAGCAGATGACGATCGCCGGGCAGTAA
- a CDS encoding dihydrofolate reductase, with protein MTTLTLIVARARNGIIGRDNQLPWKLPEDLAFFKRTTMGAPIVMGRKTHESIGRPLPGRRNIVVTRDATRRFDGCDTVTSLGDALTLAARDGVPEAFLIGGAQLYTEGLALADKLVVTEIDADFDGDASFPAPDAAQWQEVSRDAHQAAAPNTFGYAFVVYERKRG; from the coding sequence ATGACGACGTTGACCCTGATCGTCGCGCGTGCCCGCAACGGCATCATCGGCCGCGACAACCAGTTGCCCTGGAAACTTCCCGAGGATCTGGCCTTCTTCAAGCGCACGACGATGGGCGCACCGATCGTGATGGGCCGCAAGACCCACGAGTCGATCGGCCGGCCGCTGCCGGGCCGCCGCAATATCGTGGTCACGCGTGACGCGACGCGTCGCTTCGACGGCTGCGACACGGTCACGTCGCTCGGCGATGCGCTGACGCTCGCCGCGCGCGACGGCGTGCCCGAGGCGTTCCTGATCGGTGGCGCGCAGCTCTACACGGAAGGTCTCGCACTCGCCGACAAGCTGGTCGTCACCGAGATCGATGCCGACTTCGACGGCGATGCGTCGTTCCCGGCACCCGACGCCGCGCAGTGGCAGGAAGTGTCGCGCGATGCGCATCAGGCGGCCGCGCCGAATACGTTCGGCTATGCATTCGTCGTGTACGAGCGCAAGCGCGGCTGA
- a CDS encoding sigma-54 dependent transcriptional regulator, producing MGADQRHVIYYSREPNDALRGHFDECGWRVDLAETVRDVRRVVQHGVATAGLLDFSPGFKPSDLRELESCLSIQHIGWIAATRRGQLQDVTLRHLIRDYCFDYVTMPYETARIVETVGHAHGMIALTETVAPPVGAGRSEGEMVGTCDAMLGLFRTIRRVAATDAPVFISGESGTGKELTAVAIHERSSRAQAPFIAINCGAIPSTLLQAELFGYERGAFTGANQRKIGRVEAANGGTLFLDEIGDLPLESQASLLRFLQEGKIERLGAHVSVPVDVRVICATHVDMEAALREGRFREDLFHRLCVLKIEEPPLRARGKDIEVLARHMLERFKGDAHRRLRGFSPDAVASLYGYSWPGNVRELINRVRRAIVMSEGRLITAADLELNDFATLAPVSLLEAREAAERQAIEQALLRHRGRFADAARELGVSRVTLYRLMCAHGMRDRGDTLAGFSAPLPELPHHAC from the coding sequence ATGGGCGCCGATCAGCGGCACGTGATCTACTATTCGCGCGAACCGAACGACGCGTTGCGCGGCCATTTCGACGAATGCGGTTGGCGTGTCGATCTCGCGGAGACCGTGCGAGACGTACGGCGCGTCGTGCAGCATGGTGTCGCAACGGCAGGGCTGCTCGATTTTTCGCCGGGTTTCAAGCCTTCCGACCTGCGCGAACTCGAATCCTGTCTGAGCATTCAGCACATCGGCTGGATCGCGGCGACGCGCCGCGGCCAGTTGCAGGACGTTACGCTGCGCCATCTCATTCGCGACTACTGCTTCGACTACGTGACGATGCCGTACGAAACGGCGCGGATCGTCGAGACAGTCGGCCATGCGCACGGGATGATCGCGCTGACCGAAACCGTTGCGCCGCCCGTCGGCGCCGGACGCAGCGAAGGCGAAATGGTCGGGACCTGCGATGCGATGCTCGGGCTCTTCAGGACGATACGCCGCGTCGCGGCGACCGACGCGCCGGTGTTCATCTCCGGCGAATCGGGTACGGGCAAGGAGCTGACGGCGGTCGCAATTCACGAACGGTCATCGCGCGCACAGGCGCCTTTCATCGCGATCAATTGCGGTGCGATTCCGTCGACGCTGCTGCAGGCCGAACTGTTCGGCTATGAGCGCGGCGCGTTCACCGGCGCGAACCAGCGCAAGATCGGCCGCGTCGAGGCGGCCAACGGCGGCACGCTGTTTCTCGACGAGATCGGCGACTTGCCGCTCGAAAGCCAGGCGAGCCTGCTGCGCTTCCTGCAGGAAGGCAAGATCGAGCGGTTGGGTGCTCATGTGTCGGTGCCCGTCGACGTGCGCGTGATCTGCGCGACGCACGTGGACATGGAAGCGGCGCTGCGCGAGGGGCGGTTCCGCGAGGACCTGTTCCATCGCCTGTGCGTGTTGAAGATCGAGGAGCCGCCGCTGCGCGCGCGCGGCAAGGACATCGAGGTGCTCGCGCGCCACATGCTCGAACGTTTCAAGGGCGACGCGCATCGTCGGCTGCGCGGCTTCTCCCCTGACGCGGTCGCGTCGCTGTACGGCTATTCGTGGCCGGGCAACGTGCGCGAGCTGATCAATCGCGTGCGCCGGGCGATCGTCATGTCGGAGGGCCGGCTGATCACCGCGGCCGATCTCGAGCTGAACGACTTCGCGACGCTCGCGCCCGTGTCGCTGCTGGAGGCACGCGAGGCGGCCGAACGGCAGGCGATCGAGCAGGCGCTGTTGCGTCATCGCGGCCGTTTCGCGGATGCCGCGCGCGAGCTCGGCGTGTCGCGCGTCACGCTCTACCGGCTGATGTGCGCACACGGCATGCGTGATCGCGGCGACACGCTGGCAGGGTTTTCGGCGCCGTTGCCGGAGCTTCCTCACCACGCTTGCTAA
- a CDS encoding thymidylate synthase translates to MKQYLDLVRTILDTGTWQENRTGIRTISMPGAMLRFDLQQGFPAVTTKKLAFKSAIGELVGFLRATRSAADFRALGCKVWDANANENAQWLANPYRQGVDDLGDVYGVQWRQWPGYKVLDAGADAQIADATRRGFRIVTRFDEDGAPKVLLYKAIDQLRQCLDTIMENPSDRRILFHAWNPAVLDQIALPACHLLYQFLPNATKREISLCLYIRSNDVGLGTPFNLTEGAALLELVGRLTGYTPRWFTYFIGDAHIYENQLDMLQRQLTREPYDSPRLEIAERVPEYAKTGVYAPEWLEQIEPSDFSLVGYRHHEPLTAPMAV, encoded by the coding sequence ATGAAACAGTATCTCGATCTCGTCCGTACCATTCTCGATACCGGCACCTGGCAGGAGAACCGCACGGGGATCCGCACCATCAGCATGCCGGGCGCGATGCTGCGCTTCGACCTGCAGCAAGGCTTCCCGGCCGTGACGACCAAGAAGCTAGCATTCAAGTCCGCGATCGGCGAACTGGTCGGCTTCCTGCGCGCGACGCGCAGCGCGGCCGATTTCCGCGCGCTCGGCTGCAAGGTGTGGGACGCGAACGCGAACGAGAACGCGCAATGGCTCGCGAACCCGTATCGCCAGGGCGTCGACGATCTCGGTGACGTGTACGGCGTGCAATGGCGCCAGTGGCCGGGCTACAAGGTGCTCGACGCGGGCGCCGACGCGCAGATCGCCGATGCGACGCGCCGCGGCTTCCGGATCGTTACGCGTTTCGACGAAGACGGCGCGCCGAAGGTGCTGCTGTACAAGGCAATCGACCAGTTGCGCCAATGCCTGGACACGATCATGGAGAATCCGTCCGACCGCCGCATCCTGTTTCACGCGTGGAATCCGGCCGTGCTCGACCAGATCGCGCTGCCCGCGTGCCACTTGCTGTACCAGTTCCTGCCGAATGCGACGAAGCGCGAAATCTCGCTGTGCCTGTACATCCGCAGCAACGACGTCGGCCTGGGTACGCCGTTCAACCTGACGGAAGGGGCCGCACTGCTGGAACTCGTCGGCCGGCTGACGGGCTACACGCCGCGCTGGTTCACGTACTTCATCGGTGACGCGCACATCTACGAGAACCAGCTCGACATGCTGCAGCGCCAGCTCACGCGAGAGCCGTATGACAGCCCGCGGCTCGAGATTGCCGAGCGCGTGCCGGAATACGCGAAGACGGGCGTCTATGCGCCCGAGTGGCTGGAGCAGATCGAACCGTCCGATTTCTCGCTCGTCGGCTACCGCCACCATGAGCCGCTGACCGCGCCGATGGCGGTCTGA